Proteins encoded together in one Solanum lycopersicum chromosome 7, SLM_r2.1 window:
- the LOC138337326 gene encoding uncharacterized protein, with product MAYYRQNSYADHRRRYLELEEGDKVYLKISPMKKVVRFHKKGKLSLRHVSPYEILQRVGKVAYELKLHDELTSLHPIFHVSVLKKCIRDPESVLPIEGLGVKDSLSYEEVMVQIIDRFFGGVGSIEEEIWEAEAAIKAKYPHLVSFDSISASADSFSLISWFTLD from the exons ATGGCCTATTATCGGCAAAattcttatgccgatcataggagaaggtaTTTGGAGTTAGAAGAGGGTGATAAGGTGTActtaaaaatttcacctatgaaaaaGGTGGTTAGATTTcacaagaaagggaagttgagtcttCGTCATGTgagtccctatgaaatcttgcaaagggttggtaaggttgcctatgaattgaaacttcatGATGAATTGACTTCACTTCATccgattttccatgtttccgtgcttaagaagtgtatccgTGATCCCGAGTCTGTTCTCCCTATTGAGGGTCTGGGTGTGAAGGATAgtctctcttatgaggaagttatGGTTCAAATTattgatag GTTTTTTGGAGGAGTCGGTTCCATAGAGGAAGAAatttgggaagcagaagcagccataaaagccaagtatcctcatcTCGTCTCTTTTGATTCAATTTCTGCTTCAGCTGATAGTTTCTCTCTAATATCTTGGTTCACTCTTGATTAA